From Bacillota bacterium, the proteins below share one genomic window:
- a CDS encoding NCS2 family permease — MGVLQAEQEARAAAGSDSFLERLFRVRERGSSLSTEVTAGLTTFMTMAYILFVNPAILGDAGVPKAGAAVATALAAGIMTIAMGLVANAPFALASGMGLNAALTYGLVAGQHVSWQTAMGVVFVEGAIVTLLVLTNVREAVMNAIPLHLKKAIGVGIGLFIALIGLVNSKLVVASPATVVTFGSVTDKGVILTVIGLLLTAALVALRIRGAILLGIIGTTLIGIPMGITHVTTRLFEVPGAASFATFGQLDIAGALRLGMLAAVFAFMMTDFFDTMGTVVAVGGEAGLLDKEGRLPNLRNILLVDSLAAMVGGLFGASSVTTYVESSAGVAEGGRTGLTSLVTGLLFLVSVFFAPLFLMVPSQATAPALIVVGFLMMSAVRDIPFDDFADAFPAFVTLLTIPVTYSISRGIGYGLISYCVIKLATGRAREVHWALWIVAALFALSFVLPA; from the coding sequence GTGGGCGTCTTGCAGGCGGAGCAGGAAGCGCGCGCGGCGGCGGGATCCGACTCCTTCCTCGAGCGGCTCTTCCGCGTGCGCGAGCGGGGGAGCAGCCTCTCCACCGAGGTGACGGCCGGTCTCACCACCTTCATGACCATGGCCTACATCCTCTTTGTCAACCCGGCCATCCTGGGCGACGCGGGCGTGCCCAAGGCCGGCGCGGCGGTCGCGACGGCGCTGGCGGCCGGCATCATGACCATCGCCATGGGACTGGTGGCCAACGCACCCTTCGCGCTGGCCTCGGGCATGGGGCTGAACGCCGCCCTGACCTACGGCCTGGTCGCCGGCCAGCACGTCAGCTGGCAGACGGCCATGGGCGTCGTCTTCGTCGAGGGTGCCATCGTCACGCTGCTGGTGCTGACCAACGTGCGCGAGGCGGTGATGAACGCCATCCCGCTCCACCTGAAGAAGGCGATCGGCGTCGGCATCGGCCTCTTCATCGCCCTGATCGGCCTGGTCAACTCGAAGCTGGTGGTGGCCAGCCCGGCGACCGTGGTCACCTTCGGTTCCGTCACCGACAAGGGCGTCATCCTGACCGTCATCGGGCTCCTCCTGACCGCGGCGCTGGTGGCGCTGCGGATCCGGGGCGCCATCCTCCTGGGGATCATCGGCACCACCCTGATCGGCATCCCCATGGGCATCACGCACGTGACCACGCGCCTCTTCGAGGTGCCGGGCGCCGCCTCGTTCGCCACCTTCGGGCAGCTGGACATCGCCGGGGCCCTCCGGCTGGGCATGCTGGCCGCGGTCTTCGCCTTCATGATGACCGACTTCTTCGACACCATGGGCACGGTGGTGGCCGTGGGCGGCGAAGCCGGCCTCCTGGACAAGGAAGGGCGCCTCCCCAACCTGCGCAACATCCTGCTCGTCGACTCGCTGGCGGCGATGGTGGGCGGCCTCTTCGGCGCCTCCTCGGTCACCACCTACGTCGAGTCCTCGGCCGGCGTGGCCGAGGGCGGCCGGACCGGGCTCACCTCGCTCGTGACCGGGCTCCTCTTCCTGGTCTCGGTCTTCTTCGCGCCGCTCTTCCTGATGGTGCCCTCCCAGGCGACGGCGCCGGCGCTGATCGTGGTCGGCTTCCTGATGATGAGCGCCGTCAGGGACATCCCCTTCGACGACTTCGCCGACGCCTTCCCGGCCTTCGTCACGCTGCTGACCATCCCGGTCACCTACAGCATCTCGCGCGGCATCGGCTACGGCCTGATCAGCTACTGCGTCATCAAGCTGGCCACCGGGCGGGCGCGGGAGGTCCACTGGGCGCTCTGGATCGTGGCGGCGCTCTTCGCGCTCAGCTTCGTCCTGCCTGCCTGA
- a CDS encoding amidase, protein MIAVTTPDFAPLEEATLADLEAALARGELTSLALTRLYLERIALLDRDQPGGRPGLRSVLELNPDAEAIAARLDAERREGRVRGPLHGIPVLVKENIDTGDRMQTSAGSLALAGTPAPRDATVAERLRAAGAVLLGKANLSEWANFRSTHSISGWSGRGGQTRNPYALDRNPSGSSSGSAAAVSANLCAAALGTETDGSIVSPSSACGVVGLKPTVGLTSRAGVVPIAHSQDTVGPIARTVRDAALLLSAIAGPDERDPATRAAAAKAAGDYTRFLGGDLRGVRIGVARQGFWGFSEKADAVCEGALQALRELGAELVDPADLPSPTRYKEDDAEMTVLLYEFKADLEAYLAGRPGVPVRTLDELIAWNEAHAAEEMPFFGQELFLMAAEKGPLTEPAYREALARSRRLGGEEGIDAVLRAHRLDALVAPSGGPAWLIDPVNGDQGVWGSSGPAARAGYPLITVPAGSVRGLPVGITFMGTAWSEPTLLRIAHAFEQATRARRPPRFLPSAG, encoded by the coding sequence GTGATCGCCGTGACAACGCCCGACTTCGCCCCCCTGGAGGAAGCGACGCTGGCCGACCTCGAGGCCGCCCTGGCGCGCGGCGAGCTGACCTCGCTCGCCCTCACCCGCCTCTACCTGGAGCGGATCGCGCTCCTCGACCGCGACCAGCCGGGCGGTCGCCCCGGCCTCCGCTCCGTGCTGGAACTGAACCCCGACGCCGAGGCGATCGCCGCACGCCTCGACGCCGAGCGCCGGGAGGGCCGGGTCCGAGGCCCCCTCCACGGGATCCCCGTCCTGGTCAAGGAGAACATCGACACGGGTGACCGCATGCAGACCAGCGCCGGCTCGCTGGCGCTGGCCGGGACGCCCGCGCCCCGCGACGCCACCGTCGCGGAGCGGCTCCGCGCCGCCGGCGCCGTCCTCCTGGGCAAGGCCAACCTCTCCGAGTGGGCCAACTTCCGCTCCACCCACTCCATCAGCGGCTGGAGCGGCCGCGGGGGCCAGACGCGGAATCCCTACGCGCTGGACCGGAATCCCTCCGGCTCCAGCTCCGGCTCCGCCGCCGCCGTCTCCGCCAACCTCTGCGCGGCCGCCCTGGGAACCGAGACCGACGGCTCCATCGTCAGCCCGTCCAGCGCCTGCGGAGTGGTGGGGCTGAAGCCGACGGTCGGCCTGACCAGCCGCGCCGGGGTGGTCCCCATCGCGCACAGCCAGGACACGGTGGGGCCCATCGCGCGCACGGTCCGCGACGCGGCGCTCCTCCTCTCGGCGATCGCCGGGCCGGACGAGCGCGATCCCGCCACCAGGGCCGCGGCGGCGAAGGCGGCCGGCGATTACACGCGCTTCCTGGGCGGCGACCTGCGCGGGGTCCGCATCGGCGTCGCCCGCCAGGGCTTCTGGGGGTTCAGCGAGAAGGCGGACGCCGTCTGCGAGGGGGCGCTCCAGGCCCTGCGCGAGCTGGGCGCGGAGCTGGTCGACCCCGCCGACCTCCCCTCGCCCACCCGCTACAAGGAGGACGACGCCGAGATGACCGTCCTCCTCTACGAGTTCAAGGCCGACCTGGAGGCCTACCTGGCGGGGCGGCCGGGCGTCCCGGTGCGGACGCTGGACGAGCTGATCGCCTGGAACGAGGCGCACGCCGCCGAGGAGATGCCCTTCTTCGGGCAGGAGCTCTTCCTCATGGCCGCGGAGAAGGGGCCGCTGACGGAGCCGGCCTACCGCGAGGCTCTGGCCCGGAGCCGCCGGCTGGGGGGTGAGGAGGGGATCGACGCGGTCCTGCGCGCCCACCGCCTCGACGCGCTCGTGGCACCCAGCGGGGGGCCGGCCTGGCTGATCGATCCGGTCAACGGCGACCAGGGCGTCTGGGGAAGCTCGGGGCCGGCGGCCCGGGCCGGCTATCCCCTGATCACGGTCCCCGCCGGCTCCGTCCGCGGGCTGCCGGTGGGGATCACCTTCATGGGCACCGCCTGGAGCGAGCCAACCCTGCTCCGCATCGCCCACGCCTTCGAGCAGGCGACACGGGCACGGCGGCCGCCGCGCTTCCTGCCCAGTGCCGGCTAG
- a CDS encoding trypsin-like peptidase domain-containing protein gives MRDGRAIFRHLRRFLVAMTLVGFVSFAVPQGRPLAGAGASSRTQGRAPAAAQPAGGRLVDLGTPPAPERSTPAPGEVGVEADYVQAGQAGRRTGTGTVVAAPLPDRPRRILVVSAAHVLGPPGATWLGVAVHLPGSPEALPARKVFLADGVDLAVLEVPSLDPNQVTPFPLPAVAPAGAGGGTGSSDPSGAPAAATAGEVDCVRGPAWSFQSFPVAFRGGGTSATGFEGATVATEAPAALPGCSGGALLALPQAGGLLEGRWLGLLTSVGGSAGAATLSYIPAQEVARAVAAYDRISSQGGRGGGSPPR, from the coding sequence TTGCGTGACGGACGGGCGATCTTCCGCCACCTGCGTCGCTTCCTGGTGGCCATGACGCTGGTGGGCTTCGTCAGTTTCGCCGTCCCGCAGGGGAGGCCCCTGGCGGGGGCTGGAGCGTCTTCCCGGACGCAGGGTCGGGCTCCGGCCGCCGCCCAGCCGGCCGGCGGCCGTCTCGTGGACCTGGGGACACCCCCCGCTCCGGAGCGCTCCACGCCCGCGCCCGGCGAGGTGGGGGTGGAGGCGGACTACGTGCAGGCGGGGCAGGCGGGGCGCCGGACCGGGACGGGAACGGTGGTGGCCGCCCCGCTTCCGGATCGACCGCGGCGGATCCTGGTGGTGAGCGCGGCGCACGTGCTCGGGCCGCCGGGCGCCACCTGGCTGGGCGTCGCGGTCCACCTGCCCGGTTCCCCGGAGGCGCTGCCGGCGAGGAAGGTCTTCCTGGCCGACGGGGTGGATCTGGCGGTGCTGGAGGTGCCCTCCCTGGACCCGAACCAGGTGACGCCCTTCCCGCTTCCCGCGGTCGCCCCCGCGGGGGCGGGCGGCGGAACCGGCTCGAGCGACCCGAGCGGGGCGCCGGCGGCGGCGACGGCAGGGGAGGTCGACTGCGTCCGCGGCCCCGCCTGGTCCTTCCAGTCCTTCCCGGTCGCCTTTCGCGGCGGAGGGACGTCGGCCACGGGCTTCGAGGGGGCGACGGTGGCCACCGAGGCGCCGGCGGCGCTGCCCGGCTGCTCCGGCGGAGCCCTTCTCGCCCTGCCCCAGGCCGGAGGCCTCCTGGAGGGGCGTTGGCTCGGCCTTCTCACCAGCGTGGGAGGAAGCGCCGGCGCCGCCACGCTCAGCTACATCCCCGCCCAGGAGGTCGCCCGGGCGGTGGCGGCCTACGACCGGATCTCGAGCCAGGGGGGTCGCGGCGGCGGATCCCCTCCGAGATGA